The Odontesthes bonariensis isolate fOdoBon6 chromosome 19, fOdoBon6.hap1, whole genome shotgun sequence genome includes the window ATGACATTGTGCATAAACCTGAAACAAAGCTCATGTATGGTTATATTGTTAATGGAGTTCATCTGTTGGCAGGATTAACAACTGTGTGGGAGAAGACAACCACTGGCTCTTCCTGCAGCTGTGTTTCTATACTCAGGTCCTCAGTTTATTCACACTGGTGCTGGACTTCTGCCAGTACTATTACTTCCAGCCACTGACAAGACTAGATCAGGTATAAACCTTACATTCTTCTTATTTAGATATGGCTACATGCCTCTTACATGTCCTCTGAGTCTTATACAGCAAAAAAACGAATATGTTACTGTGAAAATGACACGAAGACACAGAGCTTTAAGGTGAGAAATTCAGTTTGTCTCTTTGCTCTCGTTTTTTCCATATCCCAGGAGAAGTTTACGACACATCATGAACTGGCTCTGCTGCGGATCTCAGCGCTCATGGGTGTGGTCATGTTTGGTGGCATGTCGAGCTTGTTCTACACTCAGATGACAGGCATCCTCTCTGTGGGTACCGAACAATGAGATCGCATGTCAATCTCATTCCATTAATGCTGTCAAAGTGTCGACGTCTCCTGCTGTTATTACCGTAAATGTTGCTGAGATGATATTGCTGTTGAATATCACACTGTGGGATTCGTAAAATGTGCACAGCACACCATAATAGTCATATTTAGCTGGGAATGTTCTGCTGCGGGGGGGGTTTCAAGGTCAGAAAGTGTGGGCCTTCCTTCAGACAAAGCTAGGAATAAGTTGCCCCGCTTAATTGAGCTCATTCCCTCGATGCTCATGATTGTTTTATTTCGCCAGTTAAGCCAAACCCAAATGTTGCTGTTTGGCTAAATACTGAGAACAGGTCTGTTCACCCAAGGGCATCTGTCAACAACAGCCGTCATTTAAACGTCTGCATTTCCGTCTCTGCAGCACTTTGCAACTGTCAGAGAGATTCTGACAGTTTAGCTTTCATAcaagataaaaataaatcaaacattttATTCACGTTATTCTACAGGAGCTGTGGATTTACTTTGGGTATGCCATGAATAGGAGCTTTAGGCAAATTTACAGGATATGGAAAGAGTTAAATCggaggttttcaaagtgggagaCGGACCTTCACAATGGGGCTTCAACCCACTCAGAGGTGGTTTAAGTGAATATTACTGTTAACTAATGTATTTGAATTTATATGTAAGAATAACTTAAATACTTGTGATATGGTTGAAAAACTATGATACATCTCTgtcaaacacacactctgatttaaattaattttaccCCTCCCCCACAACAATCCACTCATTTTGAGTTCTCTCCTTTTCCTCCTTACAGGACATGACCACCATTGAGAAAATGGCTCAGTTCTCAAATGAAATGTGAGTCTTTTTTCGTCACGATCTCCTCCAATTATGTTGAAAAATGCAGTCAATTTGTCCCTGAGCTTTCAGCAGAAACATGTCTCAatgataaaagcaaaaaaaaaaaaaacattttcagtggAAATGCTCAGAGCAGTTGCCTGAGATGAAAGTTGGAATTAAGAAAAAGCTATCAGAAATAATGTAATATTGGTGCTAAGTGAAAACAAGTCTAACAAGATGAAACAGAGAATTATAGATGTCTAAAGGAATAGATTATTATCTCTCTAAACATGTTTTATGTGTGCTATATGCTTTAAATGCACACATAAAACATGCTCTGACATAAAGAATTTCCTATCTTTTCTCTTCAGATGCGGTACGAAAAAATCCTGGCAGTGGGCTCTAGCTGAAGTTTGTGGCACTCGCTGGAAATTTCTGTGGCTCATCCCGCTGCGAAGCAGGCAGCCGCTCCACGGCAGCCACCAACTCCGCGCCCATGTGTAGCCTGGCAGCAGCGCAGTTTCTCCCAAACCTGCACAGGTGATCGGGGCCGCTCCGATAAAACACTCTACACACACTTAGGCACCCATCTGCTCGCCTCCACCGTTCTCCTTTGTGCTGGAGAGCGGAGTCGTTTCGTCAGCGGACACTCGGagcttttgctttgttttgttttgcccaGACTGGCAGTAAACAGGGTCACAGACACCTTTGGGAGTGATGGAAAATCTCTTTTTACTCGCTGTGACTGCTATTTTCAGCATTTGGATACCACCTCTAATGGCTATTTGCATCACAAGGCTGGAAGTTTTTAACTGAAAGCAGCTGGCGAAAGGGACCCTTCTCAGGTTACTTTCATAAAGAGCCTTCACTGCTGACCCTTAATCAGCAAGGATCACTTTAATGTGTCTATTAGAAaggtttgttttgtgtccaaaGTTTGTGCCTtgtttctttcagtttttttactcctttttatttgtcacataagAAAccgttttatttcttttttttcccttctaatTGCTGCATTTTATCCATTTTTAGAATTTTCTTGTGAGGGAATATTGTTATCATTTGAAAAGTCattgacatttttttgtgtggTGTTTAGAAGCATGGTCTCACAGAACAAAGGGAACACTGATACGTGAGTACATTTGAATGCGCTGTAAAGTTGGGCTACGTTAAAGAGCCAGGCTTGGCCAGTTAGTTGGACCGCTGCTCTTGTTCCAATATACACGCAGACGAAGGGAACAGAGGTATCGTTTTCTCTAACGCTGTGGACAGAATTTCATTACGTTCTGCCGCTcccaactttctctgtgggagatcatccaACATGTAAGTACAGCTGAATTCAAATGAAGCTGCTGGTgtaaaaaaacactttattagagcagagtgacagtCTGGAACCAGAGCTGACACACAGTCCTTATGAGCTGATGAATGAGAgcagttttattttaatattagCTTTTTACAAAACGATGAACACTATGAACTTGCGGTAATTCCTTGTTGTGGCtggctttttcttcttctgtgtactGGACAGGAGCTGCGGTCCCTGTCCTTACCACCTAAGCCCGTTTGAGTCTTTGAGAAGTTTAATTTGGCTCGATTTCAGTCGGACTGACATGTTTAATGTGTTCTAACAGTCCAGTTTTTCGTTTCTTTTTCTCTTGAGTCATAGAAACGAACTGACTTTCAAAAGCAGCAGTAGGTTAACACTTCACTGTGTCATGGTAAGGCTTTAAAGTTAGAGGAAAGCTTATGGAAGGAACGTTAAAGCCAATTCATTTTCCCCCGTCCACTCGTGTGCGAGGCCTCTGTGTGGATTTTGGCATCTGCAAAATCTCAGATCCACCGGGTCAATCTTTGGCCAAATGCTTGAAGCCAAATAAGTCGTGCGGGCCGGTAACATCTTACAATATACAACAATACACCGTCGACTGTTGACATTCCCGTGCATCGAGAGATTCGACGCAGCTGAACAAATGTGTAGCGTTACCAGAAATGCTTTCCTCAGGTGGATGTAGAAAGCGTGACTTGGGCATTAAACCCACAGCTGGTTGACATGATCATCACAGAGACGCatggggatgttctgggaagtACAGCTCGCCTCTTTGCTAAGTGAACCTGctatccgtttttttttttttttgtcctcacaGTTTGCTAAGCAGGTTTCATTTGCAGAGCAGACATGAGAATGGcagtcattttttttacatctcaccttgaaaaaaaacagcaactaaATGTATTTCTGTCACTTTCGGGCTGTTCCTTTAAATCGTACCGTCGTGTCCACCGCATCACTTGCAGCGCCGAGTATTGGAACAAATAACTTGAATACGTGTCTTTCATTtttatgggtcattttttacAACGTCTTCTGTGAATTATGGTCATGTTAGTACCGCTGCTGCCGCCATAGTTAGGTCTTTTATGTGTCTGAATATGTCATAAATGTGTATCTCTATCGGTAATAAGAAAACTGAATGTTTAACACTCGACTCAACTCTGAAGATTGATTTAAGGTGGTTTTGCTGTAACTCCGTTGAACGGTTTAGAGATTTTATCGACTTATTTAACAGGATATTTAAGGTGATAATAATACTAGCTTTGTGTGATTATTGTATACAATACTTGGCATTCTCTTAGCTAAACCTGTATGTAAACAAAGCATAGCGTATGTTGGGGAATATTAAGATATCCAAGTAGTTTTAAGTGCCTGTCTGGGTCTCCTTTTAACTGTCAAAGTTCATTTTTATCAGCTCTCCATATGAGCCAAAGACCTGGGGAAATGTTGCAATAGTCGGCACACATTGAGTCAATGCATGTTTCACCACATTTCTTAAAGTAGCTGTTCAATATTATGCACTGACTTTCACATTAGCACACAGTCTGTTTTACTACATCAGTGGTACTTTTGAAAGGAAGTGTTCACTTGAAGTTTGGTGTGTATGGTTTTGTCAGACTGTTGGCATTTGCATGAATGTGTGTCGATAAGTTTGCTTTGTGATTTTTATAGCCTACAGTCAGGTTCTGTGATGTCGATGAGTCATTGTTCTTTTGTCATTTTGAGGTGTGTGGGGATGTATCGAGATGGTAAATGTGCATGATTggcaccaaagaaaaaaaagagggtaCACTACGtctgtttatttctttcttttattttgttttaacattttttaaagCAATAAGCATTGTGAAGCCATCAGTACTGTTAACGATCTGAGAAAGAGTTTGTAAAGTTTATCAGTTGGCAGAATTTCCCTCATTGTCCATGAACCAGTGATCACCTGACTGGAACATTCGTCAGAACCTCTATAATGTCTGCCAAGATTAACGGGGAACATTCCCACCTCACACTGATTAGGGAGCAACAGGAAGGCTTGAGTTAATTTGATTCGAATCGAAGGAGGCAGGAAACTGGAGGTGTGAATATCTGCGGTTACACACTTCCTGCCCAAAGCTCTCAGTTCGGATGTGTGAGTTTTGTTCACTTTGCTCTTTTGGTTTCTTGGATGTGTCttcaagcttttttgtttgtttcattctGACCTCAAACACTGGAACATGTATGTTTTGTGAATATTTTGTCGTTTTCTTTAATGTTTGGAAATTCGATGACAAGTTGCCAATTAATTACGTTGCAAAATTGTGATTATTGGAAATATATAGGTATTCATATTTGAATAAATTACATTCTGACCAAATGTGAGATGAGTTTTTGTTCTCTGTGACCTGCTGTTAACCTAAACACGTGCTGCATCTGAATCTTCAACTGCACTGACAATTAGAAATagcatttttttaatgataataatagtaattaTTAGCTGTATTTATCGCACTTTTCTAAcacattttacaaaaaaaagaccaCTTACAAAAAGTACAGCTCTGATAAAAGCACATTTTCAGAAGAGATTTAAAAGACGTGCCTGACTCTGCAGACCTGATCTCCTCAGGTGGctcgttccacagtttaggagctCAGTTTGCTGATACTCTCTCACATCTGGACTTCAAGCAGGGCAGTCCAGCACTCGGACTCTTCTAcgatgaagccatgctgttgtaatagaagCAGTATGCAggattgtcttgctgaaatatacaAGGCCTTCCCCGAAAGAGATGTCTAAATGGGAGCATATGCTGgtctaaaacctgtatatacctttcagcattgatgatgcctttccagatgtgcatgtTTCCAGTTCCACAGGAACTAATGCACCTCCCGTACCATCGGAGTTGGGGCTGTGCAGCACACTGGGGTCTagtgcaaaaaataaaaaataaaaaaggatgaatgtgttttcttttcttggttCTTATTAGAAGTCGGGAAGCTGGAGTACATTCACGTTTGTTTGGTTCAGACAAGTGAAGAAGCTGTTGCAAAACTTAAGTTGCTGAGGTTCTTTGCCGCAGGTTCCCCAGAAAGCCAGTAGATGGCAGTATTTGATTAGTCATTTGCTGGGGACCAATTTCAATAATCAATGATGTTGTAGAAATCTTTGAGACATGCAATTTAACATCTTGAAGGCAGTTACTGTGAGGACCAGAGACTATAACGgttaaatgcagctgtctgtaATCAGCATAGCGTCTCTGGATGTGAGGTCCTAAAGAAAACttgtaaaaatgaaataaaattggtCCTAAAACTAACTCCTTATGGGCACCATTTTACAAGAGCGACGCTTGACCTGTGGTTGCTGACTGAGACACAAAATGTCCTTTGATAAGTAGGTCAAGGACCATTGCAATACTGTGCCAGCTTCCTGTTGTCTTTGTTTCAGTAAGAGGATGCTGTGATCAGTAGTGTCAGAAGCTGGAGAATGGTCCAAATGAAGTAAGACTGAGCGCTGCCATTCACAAGCAGCTATTAAAAGATCATTTATCACCCTGAGGAGGGCAGTTTTAGTGCTGTAATGTTTATGGAAACCAAACTGAAGCTTCTTGTAAATTTTattgctttctgctgctcaaGACAGTTCAGTGGATTTTTCTAaagatttttaaataaaagggaGCTTGGAGACTGGTCTGCAATTATGAAATATCCAGGGGATCCAGCCCCAGTTGATTATAAGAGGTGGCTCACAAGTGACTTTGAAATAGTCCAGAAAGCATGGTGGATATTAGAGTTTACTGCATCTGTGGTGATGAAAGCTCTGGCTGTTCATCATTAGAATAGGGatagaaaaaaagatttttacaGTCTGCATCACTTTCAGCTGGGACATCTGGAGGGGCTGGGTTTACCCACTGTTCTGTTCTACAGCTTTGGATAAAGTTCTGGGGTTCTGCTGATTAACAGAGATTAGGGGGAAAAAAGTGCATCTTGAGAGCTACCCAACAATGGACATCCTacaaacagaaaatgaacaacaaacaaaaaatgacaatttaattattttaaaatgaaaagtttCCCGCAGGCCAAGTCTTTTTAAATGATATTTACTAGATTTAGTGTGATTCAGTGCGACATGTCTCTGTATCACCGCTAATTTTTCCTGTAAAATAACATGTAAAACAGGTGTGCCAACACCTGATAAGAGGAACTATAATTGTGAAAAGCAAAGTTTACGTCTAAAAGGTGCTAGATGACATTGTTATGGTGCTATGGTGTCGAGAGAAAGCTCAATTACAAGTACAAGTCTTACATGTAAAGTGCAGAAGTGTTATCAGTAAAGCTTTCTACAATGAAATGTCTCTTGATGCGTGTCGTGCAGCGCAGCACAGCGGGTCTTTGTGTGGTATCTGCATGCTCTCTGAGTGTTCACACAGTCCTAATGCATGCACGTTGGGCTCTTTGGTGCTTCTAAATTGGTTTTGTGAATGAGATTGTGCATGTTGTTTGTTTCGGCCCTCTGGTGGACTTTGACCCTGTGACCCTGAACAGAGTAAAGTGAGCAGAAAAAATGCTTGAATGAACAGATAGTGGAGTTCAATGGCTCCACACCCAAAGGAGTGCTTTGAGATATATTTGTGGAGCTGAGAGATGAATCATCGTGCAGAAAGTGATTTGGCACTAACCTGCCGAAATAAGCAACATCTTCCCTGTGTAAGTCTCATCTGGACGGGTACATATGTCGCCCCAAAATCTGTGTATATTCCTCAGAACTAATAGAGCCTTCACAGATGTGTAAGTTAGCCATTTCACGTGTACTAATTCATCCCCTCAGCACACTCATAACAAGTCAGATGGTCCCCATATATTTAGCCCAAGGGATGGAGGGGCTGTGATTCCACTATTCCAACATTTTGATTAATCAGTGACTCtgacttcctcccacagtccaaaaacatgcatgttagattaATTGGTGATTCCAAAATTGACTGTAGGCATATGTGTGCGTGGTTGTTTGTCCTTgcgttggccctgtgatggactgggtgaaccccacctctcgcccaaCAGCAGATGGGACACACTCCACTCCGTCCGCGACCCTGCATCGGATAAAGCGGGTATgaaaaattaatgaatgaatcaaAAGGATTAATCAAATTCGACAAATCTTCCACTTCACTTCAGTTCATGTTGATCCATTTTGCCCAAAGGCTATGTTTAGAATAGGCCTGCGCGCTGAGACATTTTTTTCAGTCTCTGAAGAAACTACATACATGAAATGTAGTTTGGGATATTTTATGAATcaataaattacatttcaaaATGGCTTTAATGCATTTTTCTATCACTGGCTTCACatgtgttgttttattttgtggatGCAGAATCAAACTGGGTTCACTGACAACAGTTGACAGCACAGTTATGAAGCCTTTGCAATGTTTTCCACTACAtgattgtgtctgtttttaacaGCTGCCTGAGAGCCTGAAAATCATGTTAACTGAATACCGGTTTTTCATGTTTGTCTCCAATGTTTCTGCAGATTCTCTGACTTTTGTATTGGTGTGTTGTACTACAGAGGATTAAAAACACATCGTCTTTGCGTCTAGATGTTCAGAAACAGTCTTTCACAGTGCGTTGAACTTGTTAGCTTTTTCGCCCCTGACAGATTCAGCCTCTCTTGGATGCTCTCTCTTTAACTCAATCTGTTACCGAAGTTACTTCTTAgaattcagttttttctttccttttctttcagtGGTTGCAAACAAGGTTTAAACGCCTTGCAAATCAACAAACCTTGTTTCCAGTTTTAATTTTACACACTTTCAAAGCTTCGAAGGAGGAGAATTATGCCACACCAAGTGGGGGAGGGGGAAAAGCACTGTTATTGCACATACATGAGATTAATAATAATTACACATTTCCATGGCAGTTGTCTAGTTAAGGAAGAGGGAATGATACAATCAGcagagttttgttttgtgtggttAGAAGCTGTTATGTATTATGTGCACTGCTGTATCTCTTGCCCGGTCTGACACAGGAACGAGTGGCCTTTTTCAGGACTCTGGTCACTTTAACAACTATGCGTTTTTTGCTTTTGGGCCCTTAATGGGTTGCAGACACGACACCATGACAAACCGATCCTTGCACATTGTTCAACATACCAAGTATTGTAGTTTTAAACAGTACACATAGTTACTGTTTGGAGGAAAGGCTGGTTTGATGTACATTTCTGTACTTGCAATTTCCCTTGTGTCAGACAAAACATCTGACGTGAAATTAAACGTTAAATAGAGGGACAGCAGTTTTCAGCAAGTCTTTGCATCAAATGCACAAAGTCTTAGTGTTTCATTTGCATTTGGTTGCTCTCTGCACAATCACTTTAAGAGCTCAGGCATTAGTTTAGCTGTCTCCAATCAAATGGCCCATGTCCGGAAAAGTTTTAACGTCTCTGTGAGGCGCGAATAATGTGTGCATGATCCGTGAACATAATCTGTGTGTCTTGTCAACAATGGTTATATGCCTTTAACACGCGCTGacccacacaagcacacacacattgtaTTGTCCTCAGAAATCCCGACTAATTGTCCACAGCCCCAACAAGGTCACGACACCGCAGCATTATGGAGAGGATGAGGTCAGGATTGTTCTTTGATTAATCACAGTGACATTTGTGATCATCGTTATAGTTTAAAGCACACTGATGAGTCACTGCACGTTAACCCTCACAGTCTGACATAACATTACCCACGCTGAGGCTCTAAATAGTTTCCCCTTCACATACAAGACTGGTCTTTTTAGATATTCTTCTTCAAATCAAATTACGCTAACTGTAAAATTTAGTTTTCTCTTATTCAAAGGACGGGATACAAACCATCAGCTGAAGCGAAACTTGATTAAACAAGCGTGTGCTGTGCTTTCTTACACACCAGTCTGTGTCTTTAAATCTATTTCTTGTCATGATCTTTTGGTATTTTattgattttggtttttcgaTGTTGTGTATTTCTATTCTGTTGCTGTTCGGGTTTTTTCCTCAAGTCTCTCTTCAGTCaggtcatcagctccactcccttccctgtgttatttccctcagctgtcctcactcaccaatcaccctcctctgtaTTTAAACTCCTGGTTTCATTCACTCTTTGTCCGATCCTCTATTCTCTTCACGCTGGCTGCCCTGGCTGTTTTCAGGTCAGCGGTATTCCTGGCTTTCCTAGTTTGGTTTCCTTTTTGGGTTTTGTTTTCTAGTATTCTTTTGGAAATGGCTGTCTGCCTTTTGTCTAAAATAAATAGTTTCTATTCATTTTACCTTCGGGCTCTCAAGCTGTATCTCTACCTGGGTCGGCCTTCCTCGCCACCTCCTACATATGACATTTATTTGATGAATCAAACATAAATGTAGATTTTTTGCCTCAATCATCAAGACGATGAGAGCGTTTCTCATGAGAAGCGTACAATGTCTTTAACAAAGATTCTACGAAACGTTTTAGTCTTATTTTAAAAATCCTTTCATTTAATTAGTCCTTCATTTTACTTCACGATGGTCAGCTTTAATGGATACAGTCTAGATGACAAAAGTATCCAGTAGTCTGGGTTAAATGTGCTCTTAATCTGCAATAATGGTTGGTCTGATGGATTAATTAGATAATGACCACCTGCTCTTTTTGTGATCTATGACATCTGGCTGAACAAAAGAAATAATTAGCCACATGCTTGATAAACAACTATGCTCGGAACAGTTTCTTCTCAGACTCGTGGCTCTTTACCTGTCTAGGATTGGAGTTAGTGGCTTGGCGTGCGCTGCTGCAATTTTGCCAAGCTTCGGCTCGGATTAAGTCTGCTCTGAGAATTTCTTATTGGATCACTAATCATGAGTTGCATGATTATTTTTAGATTTCAGTCCATATGGGCCATCAACCCTGTAATGATCAGGATCACCGCCCGCATCAGATACGCTCTGCTTTGGTGCCTTTTTCAGGAAAAGATCCCTCATCTTTCCTTACCGtttgaaaatgtaaaatgttcCCAAGTTCATGAAAACACACTCAAATAAATCCAAAAGTCCTCTTGAATCTTTAAAGTAGGATTTCTGTTTTTGTGACTCTAATTTCACTTTGCAACAGCAATGACTAATTCATGCTTTTCCCCCCTGCTAATAACAAAGACATAATTACATTTGTCAGACCTCAGCGAGCCACGTTCACGGCCTGCTAGTGGCAGGTGTCCGCTGAGATCCTCCATCTTCGGCTCTGCAGTTGAACTTTCTGAACACAGAGGTATTGATTTTGACTATTGATTTTCAAATCATCTGTCTTTGGCGAAAGTAGAAATCCAATTAAAAGTTGAACTTAAAACAGTTAATCCAATCAACATGATGAAAAGCATTGATTTCAACCTCAAAATCAATAAGTTGCGCGCTGCTCTTAAGAGCGGGCTCGGCCCTGAAGGTTTTCCTTTCTCCAAAAGAATGAAGCACACTCAGCTAAATGGTGTGTgagaatttgtttatttcaatcagctatttttctaaatttcattttaTTCTACCTCAAgaaaacaaattcctctaaccATGTCAACCCTTCTGTCCAGTGACGAATTTACTCTCTTTTTGTTGGGAGTTTTGCTTGGTGTTTACTTATCTAGGGTCAGTCCAATTAAATCTCTCATGAATAAACATGGGGAAGCTGAAAGTTTGTGAGGTGTAGCACTCTGAAAAAAGACAATACGCCACGCTGTCTGAAGTCATGCAGAATGAGTTCTggcattgtcctgctgaaataaccttGGAGGAAAATATGTCCTCTTGACGGGAACATATGTTTtcccaaaagcagctgaaaagtGGACTCATCGGACCatagaacacgtgtccactgtctctctgtccatctgagatgagctcaTCTCCAGTGTTTTCCAGTTAAAGTATTGCTTCCTCCATGCAGTTTCAAGTTGCATTTCTGCACACAGCAGTGGACTGTCTTGAGTGAGAGATTGTTTGATGGTATTCTTGAGCCCATGTGGATATACTGATCATGGTGTCATGGCGGTTTCTCATGCAGCGCTGTCCGAGGGCTCGAAGGTCAGGCTCACCAACTGTGGCTTCTTCCTTGGTCTTTATACACGGAGATTTCCCCAGCCTCTGTGCATCCTTGCACAATAATATTCACTGTTAAGGTTGAAAAGGCTGTTAAAAAAAGGGTTCTGTCTCTAAGACCCTTAAGAATGAATAATGTTAAAGGAAAATCATAAGAAAACAGTTCCTGGCTCCAAGCCTACACAGATTTTAATGCTGAATCAGTCTAATTTCGTCTCTCATTTGGTTCTAATGACATAAAGTTTTCATCGAGACCTCACATCTGTGGTTCTTCATCTTAAGAGGTATAAGCCCTCTCCTTGGTGTGAGCCGACTTCTGCCTTCCATGATGACTGCTGAGAGTCTTGTTCTAACTAGTTAGGAACCAGCTCCATTAACAGGCTGATAATTAAGCCTCGAATGAGCACTTTATCTTAAGGTCACCTGTGAACAAGAACTTAGAAAGAGCAGCGATACAGAGCAATCAGCTGTCAAACATGCTGTTTA containing:
- the zdhhc21 gene encoding palmitoyltransferase ZDHHC21 isoform X2, which produces MKLRLHFVVDPMGWLCISMVFGIWLYNTLFIPKLVLLPHYDEGHIPWALVVCYYIASALCIAALFRASTADPGRLPVDPHIPHSEREHWELCNKCNLMRPKRSHHCSRCGHCVRRMDHHCPWINNCVGEDNHWLFLQLCFYTQVLSLFTLVLDFCQYYYFQPLTRLDQEKFTTHHELALLRISALMGVVMFGGMSSLFYTQMTGILSDMTTIEKMAQFSNEICGTKKSWQWALAEVCGTRWKFLWLIPLRSRQPLHGSHQLRAHV
- the zdhhc21 gene encoding palmitoyltransferase ZDHHC21 isoform X1 — translated: MDFGLDVCPLTAGSQSSGVAAAMKLRLHFVVDPMGWLCISMVFGIWLYNTLFIPKLVLLPHYDEGHIPWALVVCYYIASALCIAALFRASTADPGRLPVDPHIPHSEREHWELCNKCNLMRPKRSHHCSRCGHCVRRMDHHCPWINNCVGEDNHWLFLQLCFYTQVLSLFTLVLDFCQYYYFQPLTRLDQEKFTTHHELALLRISALMGVVMFGGMSSLFYTQMTGILSDMTTIEKMAQFSNEICGTKKSWQWALAEVCGTRWKFLWLIPLRSRQPLHGSHQLRAHV